In Synechocystis sp. PCC 6714, the following are encoded in one genomic region:
- the cbiQ gene encoding cobalt ECF transporter T component CbiQ codes for MGLMALETYVPGRSPIHGWEPRQKLFSLMALMFALAMVKQAWLIIPMVAVTALLYWLSDLPLSFLLQRWSYPGLFILAAVILLPFVSGETVLGQWGWLSIRQEGLIAMVLIAGRFFCILSLGFILFGTTPFLTMVTSLRRLGLPPLMADMALLAYRYLYDIGHAFSTMHQAMQLRGLGQRREKRRSMQQWAFLLGNLLLRSYEQSQRVYQAMALRGYGQAISPKVNQVNTLGQGKSPTDLGLTVAVLAIAIGFVVAEVSW; via the coding sequence ATGGGGTTAATGGCGCTGGAAACCTATGTCCCTGGGCGATCGCCAATTCATGGTTGGGAGCCTCGACAAAAACTGTTTAGTCTGATGGCGTTGATGTTTGCTTTGGCCATGGTAAAGCAAGCTTGGTTAATTATTCCCATGGTGGCCGTAACTGCCTTGCTTTATTGGTTATCCGATTTACCCCTTAGTTTTTTACTGCAACGGTGGAGCTATCCTGGCCTATTCATCCTGGCGGCGGTTATTTTGCTTCCCTTTGTCAGCGGGGAAACAGTGCTGGGACAGTGGGGCTGGCTCAGTATTCGTCAAGAGGGATTAATAGCTATGGTGCTCATTGCCGGACGATTTTTCTGCATCCTCAGCCTAGGTTTTATTCTCTTTGGCACCACTCCTTTTTTAACCATGGTTACTTCCCTGCGCCGTTTAGGTTTGCCACCCCTGATGGCGGATATGGCCCTGTTGGCTTACCGTTACCTGTATGACATCGGCCACGCTTTTAGCACCATGCACCAAGCAATGCAACTGCGGGGCTTAGGACAACGGCGGGAAAAACGGCGATCAATGCAACAGTGGGCTTTTTTGCTGGGGAATCTTTTACTGCGTAGTTATGAACAATCCCAACGGGTTTACCAAGCCATGGCTCTGCGGGGTTATGGTCAGGCAATATCTCCAAAGGTCAACCAGGTTAACACCCTGGGCCAAGGAAAATCTCCGACGGATTTAGGCTTAACAGTGGCCGTATTGGCGATCGCCATTGGTTTTGTGGTGGCGGAGGTGAGCTGGTGA
- a CDS encoding energy-coupling factor ABC transporter ATP-binding protein, translating into MSDGFRLNSGRIGDRHWFCGGGGELVILTNVRGMDRSLEEEGTKLPIPPAITVQALSFAYGGQEPVLNNLSWQIAPGERLGIIGHNGCGKTTLFLLLCGLLKPSAGTIKLLNNPLQAGKFLPEVGLLFQNPTDQLFATSVWDDIAFGPQNMGLSPAEVTERVNQAVRATGIAGLLDRLPQHLSGGEKQMVAIAGLLAMAPKILLCDEPTASLDIKARRQLINFLRQFRETLLISSHDLEFVLEVCDRVMVIDQGQMVADGPAREIMGNEILMESHGLEKPYSLR; encoded by the coding sequence ATCTCCGACGGATTTAGGCTTAACAGTGGCCGTATTGGCGATCGCCATTGGTTTTGTGGTGGCGGAGGTGAGCTGGTGATTTTAACCAATGTGCGGGGCATGGATCGAAGTTTAGAGGAGGAAGGAACCAAATTACCAATACCACCAGCAATTACGGTGCAGGCATTATCTTTTGCCTATGGCGGCCAAGAGCCGGTGTTGAACAATTTATCCTGGCAGATTGCCCCAGGGGAAAGGTTAGGCATTATTGGCCATAACGGTTGCGGCAAAACCACCTTGTTTTTACTACTCTGCGGGCTGTTAAAACCCAGTGCTGGCACCATTAAGCTATTGAATAATCCCCTGCAAGCAGGAAAATTTTTACCGGAAGTGGGACTATTATTTCAAAATCCCACTGACCAACTATTTGCCACCTCCGTTTGGGATGACATTGCCTTTGGGCCGCAAAATATGGGTTTGTCCCCGGCTGAAGTAACGGAGAGGGTTAACCAAGCAGTAAGGGCCACGGGCATCGCCGGTTTGCTGGATCGTTTGCCCCAGCATCTGTCCGGGGGAGAAAAGCAAATGGTGGCGATCGCCGGATTGCTGGCCATGGCCCCGAAAATTTTGCTCTGTGACGAACCCACCGCTAGCCTAGATATTAAAGCCCGCCGTCAGTTGATTAATTTTTTGCGTCAGTTTAGGGAAACGTTACTAATTTCCTCCCACGATTTAGAATTTGTGCTGGAAGTCTGCGATCGGGTAATGGTAATTGACCAAGGGCAAATGGTCGCTGACGGCCCGGCCCGGGAAATTATGGGTAACGAAATCCTGATGGAAAGCCATGGCCTGGAAAAACCCTACTCCCTCCGTTGA
- a CDS encoding TIGR04168 family protein — translation MDSQPTATITLAVVGDIHEQWELADHQALQAISADLALFVGDFGNESLPVVSLIASLAIPKATVFGNHDAWFTASDWGRKKCPYDRQKEDRVKAQQELLGLADVSYGRRDFQQFNLSVVGGRPFTWGGNEWKNERFMRERYDIENFTQSQTRIAATAMASPHETLIFLAHNGPSGLGNQGESICGRDWNPLGGDFGDPDLAWAIASVREQGKRVPLVTFGHMHHRLRHRQDRLRERVYVDQQGTVYLNAACVPRIQTEKDGLPPGDRARNFSLVTLVNGAVEKIALVWLRSNGEIISQETLWISAH, via the coding sequence ATGGACTCCCAACCTACTGCCACCATTACCCTGGCCGTTGTGGGCGATATCCATGAGCAATGGGAATTAGCAGACCACCAAGCCCTCCAGGCAATCTCCGCCGATTTAGCCCTGTTTGTGGGGGATTTTGGCAACGAATCATTGCCGGTGGTCAGCTTAATTGCCTCCTTGGCTATCCCCAAGGCAACGGTATTTGGTAACCACGATGCTTGGTTCACCGCCTCCGATTGGGGTCGAAAAAAGTGCCCCTATGATCGTCAAAAGGAAGACCGGGTAAAAGCTCAGCAGGAACTACTGGGGTTGGCAGATGTTAGCTATGGCCGCCGGGATTTTCAGCAATTTAACCTCTCGGTGGTGGGGGGACGGCCATTTACCTGGGGGGGCAATGAATGGAAAAACGAACGATTTATGCGGGAACGGTATGACATAGAAAACTTTACCCAGTCCCAAACCCGGATTGCCGCAACGGCCATGGCTAGCCCCCATGAAACGTTAATTTTTCTAGCCCATAATGGTCCCAGCGGCCTAGGAAATCAGGGAGAGTCCATCTGTGGTCGGGATTGGAATCCCCTGGGGGGTGATTTTGGGGATCCCGATTTAGCTTGGGCGATCGCCTCCGTGCGGGAACAGGGTAAACGGGTACCGTTGGTGACCTTCGGCCATATGCACCATCGCCTTAGACATCGTCAGGATCGCCTCCGGGAGAGGGTTTATGTGGATCAGCAAGGAACGGTATATCTGAATGCGGCCTGTGTGCCCCGTATCCAAACGGAAAAAGACGGTTTGCCCCCCGGAGATCGGGCCCGTAATTTTTCCCTGGTGACTTTGGTTAATGGTGCAGTGGAAAAAATCGCCCTGGTTTGGTTACGAAGTAACGGAGAAATTATCAGCCAGGAAACCCTTTGGATTAGTGCTCATTAA
- a CDS encoding iron uptake porin translates to MITSKQFSWLSAVVIGVLVVGIGEGKNTKSALAESIIADNSVQSLTRNSTFPQRRRLGRIFAVDDNVQTSVHSLQNGGQSTALNQVTNVSELRDVQPTDWDYEALTSLVERYGCIVGYPDRTYRGAPRSGSLRDRPLSRWEFAAGLNACMNVMERLLQENAAVLREDIDKLKLLAQQFQQELQAYGQRIDNLETRIAYLEDRQFSVTTKLTGDSIWVLSGVGGSEQADGPPDQPVQNGQVTVNFRQRINFNTSFSGEDNLLVRLQSANFFLARGGSNLTDFNFAATEEQGNLNINKVQYSFPVGDRTRIWLAGNRITMDDIMDPLAPYTNSFTDGAVSFFGAIAPIYLPNDNSGPGAGFSYNFTDELGLGAFYSAGKGFSPNQSEGLFNGQFGVGAQLNYAPAANTGVAFSYLHNYIPQGQYDSFSALGYTGLANTDNPFDDAASSTNHYAVIWTWQLADWFSLEGWGMYSDATAKSGDRQGDKADIWNWKVSFAFPDLGKEGNVGVVSVGQPPYASFISNNNNLPDITPATTDAPWFVETFYLYQFNDNISLTPAFWIGINPANGRDPLWVAALRTSFKF, encoded by the coding sequence ATGATCACTTCTAAGCAATTTTCTTGGTTATCTGCTGTAGTTATTGGTGTATTAGTAGTGGGTATTGGGGAAGGAAAAAATACAAAATCTGCCCTGGCGGAGTCCATCATTGCTGACAATTCAGTTCAGTCCTTAACGAGAAATTCTACTTTTCCCCAACGGCGACGGCTAGGTCGTATTTTTGCTGTGGATGACAATGTCCAAACCTCGGTGCATAGCTTGCAAAATGGTGGACAATCTACTGCCCTAAACCAGGTCACCAACGTCAGTGAATTACGGGACGTACAACCTACGGATTGGGACTATGAAGCCCTGACCAGTTTGGTGGAACGCTATGGTTGCATTGTGGGTTACCCTGATCGTACCTACCGTGGCGCGCCGCGTAGCGGATCCCTGCGGGATCGCCCTTTGAGCCGTTGGGAATTTGCCGCTGGGCTGAATGCTTGCATGAATGTGATGGAACGTTTGCTTCAAGAAAATGCAGCGGTTTTACGGGAGGATATTGATAAGCTCAAGCTTTTGGCCCAACAATTTCAACAGGAATTACAAGCCTATGGGCAACGTATTGATAACCTAGAAACCCGCATTGCTTATCTCGAAGACCGTCAGTTTTCTGTTACTACTAAGTTAACTGGCGATTCCATTTGGGTTTTGTCCGGGGTTGGAGGCAGTGAACAGGCGGACGGCCCACCGGATCAACCAGTGCAAAATGGTCAAGTCACGGTTAACTTTCGTCAGCGCATTAATTTTAATACTAGTTTTTCTGGAGAAGATAATCTCTTGGTGCGCCTGCAATCGGCTAACTTTTTCTTGGCGCGGGGGGGGAGTAATTTAACCGACTTTAACTTTGCCGCCACTGAAGAACAGGGCAATCTTAATATTAATAAAGTTCAGTACAGTTTCCCCGTTGGCGATCGGACCCGCATCTGGCTAGCGGGTAATCGCATCACCATGGATGACATCATGGACCCCCTGGCTCCCTATACCAATTCCTTCACCGATGGGGCCGTGTCCTTTTTCGGGGCGATCGCCCCTATTTATTTGCCCAACGATAATTCCGGGCCAGGGGCGGGTTTTTCCTACAATTTCACCGATGAGTTGGGATTAGGGGCATTTTATTCCGCCGGTAAGGGCTTTTCCCCCAACCAAAGTGAAGGGTTATTCAATGGTCAGTTTGGAGTAGGGGCCCAGTTAAATTACGCTCCCGCCGCCAACACAGGGGTGGCCTTTTCCTACCTCCATAACTACATTCCCCAGGGGCAATACGATAGTTTTTCCGCTTTGGGTTACACCGGCTTGGCTAACACAGACAATCCCTTTGATGATGCCGCCAGCAGCACCAATCATTACGCTGTGATTTGGACTTGGCAATTGGCCGATTGGTTTAGCCTCGAAGGTTGGGGTATGTACAGCGATGCTACGGCCAAAAGTGGCGATCGCCAGGGGGACAAAGCAGATATTTGGAACTGGAAAGTGAGCTTTGCTTTCCCTGATTTGGGTAAGGAGGGTAACGTCGGTGTGGTATCAGTGGGACAGCCTCCCTATGCTTCTTTCATTAGCAATAACAACAATTTGCCCGATATTACCCCCGCCACCACCGATGCCCCTTGGTTTGTGGAAACCTTTTACCTTTACCAATTCAACGATAATATTTCCCTCACCCCAGCTTTTTGGATTGGTATTAACCCCGCCAATGGCCGGGATCCCCTCTGGGTGGCCGCTTTAAGGACCAGCTTTAAATTTTAA
- a CDS encoding carboxypeptidase-like regulatory domain-containing protein, with the protein MKFSVLLTMVGAGLVGITSPGLAHGVKIQYQAVEAIAVAAHYDSGQPMAEAQVLVYAPDNSTEPWLTGVTDKEGKFTFTLAGDRPGNWEVTVRQGGHGSMITIPWQPKTAGNNIGSDTVNTSEDSPDPNSNQTDPQLTIASMSNGTAVLSPLQRSITVGAVIWGFVGTALFFSRSKGEGRA; encoded by the coding sequence ATGAAATTCTCTGTTTTATTAACTATGGTTGGGGCGGGCTTAGTGGGGATAACATCCCCGGGCCTTGCCCATGGGGTGAAAATTCAATATCAGGCGGTGGAGGCGATCGCCGTGGCGGCCCATTACGACTCCGGGCAACCGATGGCCGAAGCCCAAGTCTTAGTCTATGCCCCAGATAATTCCACCGAACCTTGGTTAACAGGGGTCACCGACAAAGAGGGCAAATTTACCTTCACCCTAGCAGGCGATCGCCCTGGCAATTGGGAAGTGACAGTGCGGCAAGGGGGCCACGGAAGCATGATCACCATACCTTGGCAACCGAAAACAGCGGGTAACAATATTGGTAGTGACACCGTCAACACCAGCGAGGATTCCCCTGACCCTAACTCCAATCAAACTGATCCCCAGCTCACCATCGCTTCTATGTCTAATGGCACTGCCGTCCTGTCTCCTCTGCAACGGAGCATCACCGTTGGGGCCGTAATTTGGGGCTTTGTGGGCACCGCCCTATTTTTTAGCAGAAGCAAAGGTGAGGGCAGGGCCTAG
- the cbiM gene encoding cobalt transporter CbiM — translation MHIPDGLLPPQIVAGGYAVTGLATWYCLRQINRQGRAQENIPKASLLTAAFFVASSIYIPLPPVSIHLILNGLLGVILGYFALPAILIGLFFQALMVGHGGLTTLGINGVLMGLPALGAYYIFQLRHGLEKFLPEPWATGIGAFLGGSGGLALTVLIFIALTVTSLPTGLNAAVEYRAIMVLALGHLPLILLEGIFTAMVVLFLQRTKPELLGS, via the coding sequence ATGCACATTCCCGATGGTCTATTGCCACCCCAGATAGTGGCGGGGGGCTACGCGGTGACGGGATTGGCCACTTGGTATTGTTTACGGCAAATTAACCGCCAGGGCCGCGCCCAGGAAAATATTCCCAAAGCTTCTTTGCTGACGGCCGCTTTCTTTGTTGCCTCTTCCATTTATATTCCCCTGCCTCCCGTGAGCATCCACCTAATTCTCAATGGTCTGTTGGGGGTAATACTGGGCTATTTTGCCCTGCCGGCCATTTTAATTGGCCTCTTTTTCCAAGCTTTGATGGTGGGCCATGGGGGGCTTACCACCCTGGGCATCAATGGAGTGTTGATGGGTTTACCCGCCCTAGGGGCCTATTACATTTTTCAACTACGCCATGGATTAGAAAAATTTCTGCCGGAGCCCTGGGCCACGGGCATTGGTGCTTTTCTCGGGGGCAGTGGTGGTTTGGCTTTAACGGTGCTAATTTTTATTGCCCTCACCGTTACCAGTTTGCCCACGGGCTTAAATGCTGCTGTTGAATATCGAGCGATTATGGTGCTGGCGTTGGGACATTTACCCCTGATCTTGCTAGAAGGTATATTCACCGCCATGGTAGTTCTCTTTCTGCAACGGACTAAACCGGAATTATTGGGGAGTTAA
- a CDS encoding ABC transporter permease subunit (The N-terminal region of this protein, as described by TIGR01726, is a three transmembrane segment that identifies a subfamily of ABC transporter permease subunits, which specificities that include histidine, arginine, glutamine, glutamate, L-cystine (sic), the opines (in Agrobacterium) octopine and nopaline, etc.) produces MVKLGHWGKTWRYYLLLALGVLLAIAIPLLPAFSQVSRQTIIVATEPTFPPFEMTDEATGQLTGFDVDLIRAIGEAAQVTVDIQGYPFDGIIPALQSNTVGAAISAITITPERAQSVSFSSPYFKSVLAIAVRDDNDTVKSIKDLEGKKLAVAIGTTGAMVATKVPGANVTNFDSITSALQELVNGNADAVINDRPVLLYAIKDAGLKNVKISADVGSEDYYGIAMPLAPPGQINQIREVLNQGLFQIIENGTYNAIYRKWFGETNPPFLPLVAPSLVGKVGTAQALAERSQANPNDNFLITLFRNLFKGSILTVLLTAFSVFFGLIGGTGVAIALISDIKPLQLLFRIYVEFFRGTPMLVQLFIIYFGLPALFKEIGLGWSIDRFPAAIIALSLNVAAYLAEIIRGGIQSIDQGQWEACESLGMSPWQTMKEVIFPQAFRRILPPLGNEFITLIKDTSLTAVIGFQELFREGQLIVATTYRAFEVYIAVALVYLLLTTISSFIFKWLEGYMDPIGRAKKKAASA; encoded by the coding sequence ATGGTTAAACTGGGCCATTGGGGCAAAACCTGGCGTTATTATCTATTGTTGGCCTTGGGAGTACTGTTGGCGATCGCCATACCGTTATTACCGGCCTTTTCCCAGGTTTCCCGCCAAACCATCATTGTGGCTACGGAACCAACCTTTCCCCCCTTTGAAATGACCGACGAGGCCACGGGGCAATTAACTGGGTTTGATGTGGATTTGATTCGGGCTATCGGAGAAGCAGCCCAGGTCACCGTTGATATTCAGGGTTATCCCTTTGACGGCATTATTCCGGCCTTGCAATCCAACACGGTGGGGGCGGCCATTAGTGCCATCACCATCACCCCGGAACGGGCCCAATCGGTTTCTTTTTCCAGTCCCTATTTCAAATCTGTGCTGGCGATCGCCGTACGGGATGACAATGACACCGTCAAAAGTATTAAAGACTTAGAAGGGAAAAAATTGGCGGTGGCGATCGGGACCACCGGGGCCATGGTAGCAACCAAAGTACCTGGGGCTAATGTTACCAATTTCGATTCCATTACCTCTGCTCTCCAGGAATTGGTCAACGGCAACGCCGATGCGGTGATCAATGACCGCCCAGTACTGCTCTATGCCATCAAAGATGCGGGTTTGAAGAACGTCAAAATTAGTGCTGATGTTGGCAGTGAAGACTATTACGGCATTGCTATGCCCCTAGCTCCCCCCGGGCAAATTAACCAAATTAGAGAAGTGCTAAACCAGGGTTTATTCCAAATCATTGAAAATGGCACCTATAACGCCATCTATCGAAAATGGTTTGGGGAAACCAATCCTCCCTTTTTGCCCTTAGTCGCTCCTTCCCTGGTGGGTAAAGTAGGCACTGCCCAAGCTTTGGCGGAACGGAGTCAAGCTAACCCCAACGATAACTTTCTTATTACTCTGTTCCGCAATCTTTTCAAGGGTTCTATCCTCACCGTTCTACTCACCGCCTTTTCCGTTTTCTTCGGTTTGATCGGTGGCACCGGAGTGGCGATCGCCTTAATTTCCGACATTAAGCCCTTACAATTGCTCTTCCGCATCTATGTGGAATTTTTCCGGGGTACCCCCATGTTGGTGCAACTATTCATCATCTACTTCGGTTTGCCGGCTCTGTTTAAGGAGATTGGCTTGGGCTGGTCCATTGACCGCTTTCCGGCCGCTATTATTGCCCTCAGCCTGAATGTGGCCGCCTATCTAGCGGAAATTATTCGGGGTGGTATCCAATCCATTGACCAGGGCCAGTGGGAAGCCTGCGAATCCCTGGGTATGTCCCCCTGGCAAACCATGAAGGAAGTCATTTTTCCCCAAGCTTTTCGCCGTATTTTGCCCCCCCTGGGTAACGAATTTATCACCCTAATTAAAGACACCAGCTTAACCGCTGTCATTGGCTTCCAGGAGTTATTCCGGGAAGGACAGTTAATTGTGGCCACCACCTACCGAGCGTTTGAAGTGTACATTGCCGTAGCCCTGGTGTACTTGCTCCTGACCACCATTTCTTCCTTTATCTTTAAGTGGCTAGAAGGTTACATGGATCCCATTGGTCGGGCTAAAAAGAAAGCCGCCTCTGCTTAA